From a single Calothrix sp. NIES-2098 genomic region:
- a CDS encoding glutathione S-transferase domain-containing protein: MIDLYYWPTPNGNKITIFLEEVGIPYNTIPVNIMVGEQFKPEFLNVSPNNRIPAIVDHKPANGGAPISVFESGAILLYLAEKTGKLIPQDVRVEVLQWLFWQMGGLGPMAGQNHHFGEYAPEKIDYAINRYVKETGRLYTVLDKRLADREFVAGVYSIADIAAYPWIVLYERQNQNLEDFPNLKRWFETIKARPATIRAYEKAEAFKISNPANDKVVLSP; the protein is encoded by the coding sequence ATGATTGACCTTTATTATTGGCCAACCCCAAACGGTAATAAAATCACAATTTTCTTGGAAGAAGTTGGAATTCCTTACAACACTATTCCTGTTAATATTATGGTTGGCGAGCAATTCAAGCCGGAGTTTCTTAATGTTTCTCCTAACAATCGCATTCCTGCAATTGTTGACCATAAACCTGCAAATGGAGGTGCGCCAATTTCTGTTTTTGAGTCTGGTGCAATTCTGCTATATTTAGCAGAAAAAACTGGGAAATTAATTCCTCAAGATGTGCGCGTAGAAGTTTTACAATGGCTATTTTGGCAAATGGGAGGTTTAGGGCCAATGGCTGGACAGAATCACCACTTTGGCGAATACGCACCAGAAAAAATTGACTATGCCATTAACCGCTACGTCAAAGAAACAGGACGCTTGTATACAGTGTTAGATAAACGACTAGCAGATAGAGAATTTGTAGCTGGCGTTTATTCTATTGCTGATATTGCTGCTTATCCCTGGATTGTCCTTTATGAGCGCCAAAATCAAAATTTAGAAGATTTTCCTAATCTGAAGCGTTGGTTTGAGACAATAAAGGCACGTCCGGCAACAATTCGCGCTTACGAAAAAGCAGAAGCATTCAAGATTTCAAACCCTGCTAATGACAAGGTTGTGCTCTCACCCTAG
- a CDS encoding nitrogen fixation protein, with product MSLENVRAFYERLASDEAFRNQIQSVESKDAGREILQNAGFDFTPAEFEEYTEQLLETNAANDDLKDLNPQELEAVFGGAIPVIFPGVLPILMYGVVITQIRSLL from the coding sequence ATGTCCTTAGAAAATGTTAGAGCTTTCTACGAAAGACTAGCATCTGATGAAGCTTTTCGTAACCAAATACAAAGCGTAGAAAGCAAAGATGCAGGTAGAGAAATTTTGCAAAACGCTGGTTTTGATTTTACCCCAGCAGAATTTGAAGAATATACAGAGCAATTGCTAGAAACCAATGCAGCCAATGATGATTTAAAAGATTTAAATCCACAAGAATTAGAAGCTGTATTTGGTGGAGCAATACCTGTAATTTTTCCTGGGGTTTTGCCAATCCTGATGTACGGAGTTGTAATTACCCAAATTCGTTCATTGCTCTAA
- a CDS encoding nitrogen fixation protein, translating to MSLENVRAFYEKLASDEAFRSQMQAVESKDECSQVVKSAGFDFTQEEFEEYTTQLLESNGAEGELKDLGEKELEAVFGGILGQPIIQPLYGVIVWPPIKWPPIYPQPLYGVVTTTDI from the coding sequence ATGTCTTTAGAGAACGTCAGAGCATTTTACGAAAAGCTAGCATCTGATGAAGCTTTCCGTAGCCAAATGCAAGCTGTTGAAAGTAAGGATGAATGTAGCCAAGTTGTCAAAAGTGCTGGCTTTGATTTTACTCAAGAAGAGTTTGAAGAATATACAACTCAATTATTAGAATCAAATGGGGCTGAGGGCGAACTCAAAGACTTAGGTGAAAAAGAACTAGAAGCTGTTTTTGGTGGCATTCTTGGTCAGCCCATCATCCAGCCTTTATATGGAGTTATTGTGTGGCCTCCGATTAAATGGCCGCCTATTTATCCTCAGCCTTTGTATGGAGTTGTCACCACCACTGATATTTGA
- a CDS encoding radical SAM domain-containing protein produces MTYRRISYAVWEITLKCNLACQHCGSRAGHTRAKELSTEEALDLVRQMAEVGITEVTIIGGEAFLRPDWLEIAQAITKAGMLCGMTTGGYGITLDTAHKMKEAGIHVVSVSVDGLEATHDRIRGRQGSWHWAFKTMSHLKQAGIPFGCNTQINRLSAPEFPRIYEYLRDAGIFAWQIQLTVPMGNAADNSEILLQPYELLDVYPMIARVAQRAKQEGVQVQPGNNIGYYGPYERFLRGGDAWTFWQGCSAGLSALGIEADGAIKGCPSLPTTAYTGGNIRDRSLRSIIEETEELRFNLGAGTPKGTEHLWGFCKTCEFAELCRGGCSWTAHVFFDKRGNNPYCHHRALTQQKQGIRERVFLQRSADGNPFDNGEFALVEEPINAPWPENDPLHFTADRIQWPDSWQEELSLPSLVVLS; encoded by the coding sequence GTGACCTATCGCAGAATTAGTTATGCGGTTTGGGAAATTACCCTGAAGTGCAATCTTGCTTGTCAGCATTGTGGTTCTCGCGCTGGCCATACAAGGGCAAAAGAACTCTCTACCGAAGAAGCCCTCGATTTAGTCAGACAAATGGCGGAAGTTGGGATTACAGAAGTAACGATAATTGGCGGTGAAGCTTTTCTGCGTCCTGATTGGCTAGAGATTGCCCAAGCAATTACCAAAGCGGGAATGCTTTGCGGTATGACTACCGGGGGCTATGGTATTACTCTAGACACAGCCCACAAAATGAAGGAAGCTGGAATTCATGTAGTTTCTGTGTCTGTTGATGGCTTAGAAGCAACACACGATCGCATCCGTGGTAGACAAGGTTCATGGCATTGGGCGTTTAAAACCATGAGTCACCTTAAGCAAGCGGGTATTCCCTTTGGTTGCAATACACAAATCAATCGCCTATCTGCACCAGAATTCCCTCGTATTTATGAGTATCTACGCGACGCGGGAATCTTCGCCTGGCAAATTCAATTAACCGTACCGATGGGGAATGCAGCCGATAATAGCGAGATTCTGCTGCAACCTTATGAATTACTGGATGTATACCCAATGATTGCACGTGTTGCGCAACGAGCCAAGCAAGAAGGGGTACAGGTACAGCCAGGAAATAACATCGGCTACTACGGCCCTTATGAGCGCTTTTTACGAGGCGGCGATGCTTGGACGTTTTGGCAAGGGTGCAGTGCGGGATTGTCTGCTTTAGGAATTGAAGCCGATGGGGCGATTAAAGGTTGTCCTTCACTGCCAACTACAGCTTACACCGGTGGAAATATCCGCGATCGCTCTTTGCGCAGCATCATCGAAGAAACAGAAGAACTGCGGTTTAATTTAGGCGCTGGTACTCCTAAGGGCACAGAACATTTGTGGGGTTTCTGCAAAACTTGTGAATTTGCTGAACTATGTCGAGGTGGTTGCAGTTGGACTGCACACGTCTTTTTTGACAAGCGAGGTAACAATCCCTATTGCCATCATCGCGCCCTCACTCAACAAAAACAAGGCATCCGCGAACGAGTATTTCTGCAACGTAGTGCTGATGGTAATCCCTTTGATAATGGAGAATTCGCTTTAGTAGAAGAGCCTATTAATGCTCCTTGGCCAGAAAACGATCCGCTTCACTTTACTGCTGACCGCATTCAATGGCCAGACAGTTGGCAAGAAGAATTATCGCTACCATCTTTAGTGGTTTTGAGTTAA